GTGCTACTTTTTTTTGAATGTTGGGTGAAAACTGAGGAAACGGTGAGATACCTGTAAGAAGTGTTTTAAGATAAAAGCTGCTACCACCTACAATGATGAGATTTTTTTGATTTTTTTTACACCACTTTTTGGTCTCCTGATAAAGCTTGATAAAACGTTCGACGCTAAAATACTCATTGGGGTACACTACATCGATACCAAAATGTTTTATTTGGTTCAATTCCTCTTTTGAAGGTTTAGCCGATACGATATCTATCTCTTTATATACACTAAGACTATCGATAGAAAGAATATATGCATTGCATTGATTTGCTATTTCAATGGCTATATCGCTTTTTCCGCTTGCTGTAGGTCCAATTATTGCTATTTCTTTCATGGTGCGATTATACTATAATACCAAAAACATCCATGGAGTGGTGATGCAAAAGATTGCAAAATTGTTACGAGATTTCAACGAATTTGTGATGTTTAAACATACCATATTTAGTCTTCCTTTTATATTTATTGCTATGATTGTAGCTGCAAATGGCTGGTTTGGATGGAGATTGTTGATTTTGGGGCTCATTGCAGCAGCAAGTGCAAGAAATTTTGCTATGGGTGTGAACAGGTATCTTGACAGAGATATCGACAAGCTCAATCCGAGAACCGCTACGCGACCGAGTGTCGATGGAAGAATCAAAGAGGAGTGGCAGCTTACTTTTATCGTACTCAATGCGATTATATTTGTCGCTACTGCGTATATGATCAATTGGCTTGCTTTTGTTTTGTCCTTTCCTATTCTTCTCATCCTTGGGGGATACAGCTATTTTAAACGATTTAGCGAACTTGCACATCTTATCTTGGGCCTCTCATTGGGACTTGCACCTATAGCTGGTGTAGTGGTAGTCGAAGCAAAGATAACATTGTGGAGTGTTTTTTTAGCAATTGGTGTGATGTTTTGGGTTGCAGGATTTGATCTGCTATACTCCTTGCAAGATATGGAATTTGACAAAGAGATGGGCCTTTTTTCTATTCCATCCCGCTATGGTCATGAGTGCACACTCTTTTTGGCAAAACTGTTCCATGCTTTAACGATACTGTTTTGGCTCTTTTTTGTTGTAGAAGCGCATCTTGGATTTTTTGCCTATTTGGCTGTTATCGTTTCGGCAGTGATGTTATGGTATGAACATAGAATCGTTGCAAAAGATTTTTCAAAAATTGATAGAGCTTTTTTTACAGTCAATGGCTATTTAGGCATCGTTTTTTTTATTTTTATCGTTCTTGATATAGTTTTTTAAATTGTTTAGTATTTGTAAAACCTCCTCATCATCCACATCATACCATCGCTCGTATGCATCTACGACTGCATAAAAAGGATATGGTGTGAAAAGGGCTATCACCTCATCGGCAATTTGTGAAAAATAGCGCACAGCTTCAGGGGGGCGGTTGGTACGGCTACAACAATCTTTTTGGGTTGCATTTTTTTTATCATCTCAATCGCTGCAGTCATAGTAGAACCCATTGCGATACCATCGTCAACTAGTATGACAATTTTGTTTTGAATATTTTTGAGAGGTCTGTTATTTCGTAGTTTTTGGATGCGGTGGCGGATCTCAATTTGCTGTTTTTGTATCGCTTCATAGATATCCTCTTGTGTAACGCCTTGAAGTGCATACTCATTGATATAAAGTGTGCCATCTTCGCACAGTGCTCCAAATCCACTTTCTGGATTAAAGGGGTAGGCAAGTTTTCTACATATTAAAAGATCGAAATCACTATGAAGATATTTCGCAACTTCGGCTCCTACTTCTACGCCTCCTCTTGGAATTGCCAAAACAATAACGTCATTTCTATTTTTATATTTTTCCAAAGCTAATGCCAGTCTTTGACCCGCATCTTTCCTGTCTTTGAACATGTTTCCCCTTTTGCTACTATAATTCAAAGAAATTATGGTATAATTCCATCGCTTTTGCGCCCGTAGCTCAGCTGGATAGAGCAACAGATTGCGGTTCTGTAGGTCGGGAGTTCGAATCTCTCCGGGCGCGCCACGGTGCTACGGGACTTCTTAGGCATTGGATTTTCGTTTAAGGTTTGAACTGTCAGCAATTTTGCAAGCAAACGGGTCCAAATGCCTATTGATTTTTAGATGCTCTCCCTTGATATACCTTGCATAATTCTTATATATCATTTCAGGACCTACATGTCCCACAATTTGGGCTAATTCGAGCACAGACACGCTGTTTGATTTAAGCATTGAAACGATAAAAGTATGTCTGGTGTTATACATCCTTTTACTGTCAGCAATTTTGCAAGCACGAAGCAATTTTTTCCACAATGGTTTGAACTGCCACGCAGAATGGAAATATTTGTTATCCTTATCCGTAAATAAGAATAACGTCTTTTTCTCCTTGGCAATCTTAAGCTGATCCTCAATGAATGTTCTTGCAGGCTCAAGGATTGGAACGATCCTCTCTTTATTTGTCTTTGTTGTCGAAACAACTCTATTTCTTATAGAGCGTCTCACTATGATATAATCATCTTGTATATCGTTTATTTGCAAGCCCATTATTTCGCCTGTTCGCATACCGGTATAAAAGGCTATACCCAAAAAGTTTCTAAACCAGCCTTCTGCATTATCGAGTAGGGATCTCACTTCCTCTGGAGAAAAAGGCTCTATCTCCGGCTTTGGTTCGTTCTTTTTGATTTGCACAACCGTCGCAGGATTTTTTTCGATTACTTCATCTTCAAGAGCTAAATCAAAAATGCCTTTGAGAGCCGTCTTGTAGTTCTGGATAGTTGATCTCTTTCTATCAAAAGAATTCAACCATGTTCTTATTTGTGAGGTTTTGATCTTGTCTATATCCGTATTGGCTCCAAAGTGATCCAGTATCACATCCACTATTCGTTCAAGCTGCGGATATGTTTTTAGATGCTCTTTTTCATTGAGATAAAGCTTTGCGTATTTGATTAAGCGTTTATCGTCCGTTATGCCAAGTGCGAGTTTGCGCTCAAGCGCAGGAATGACCTCTTTCTCGATGTATTGCCTATTCTCTTTGGTATCTTTGAGCTTCGTGCTTCTTTGAACTTTTCGCCCATTGAACATGTATTGAATGTAAAGAACGCCGTTTCGTGTGAAAACGGAAGCCATTTTTGCACCTCCTTTGAAGG
This region of Nitratiruptor sp. YY08-10 genomic DNA includes:
- a CDS encoding tyrosine-type recombinase/integrase, yielding MASVFTRNGVLYIQYMFNGRKVQRSTKLKDTKENRQYIEKEVIPALERKLALGITDDKRLIKYAKLYLNEKEHLKTYPQLERIVDVILDHFGANTDIDKIKTSQIRTWLNSFDRKRSTIQNYKTALKGIFDLALEDEVIEKNPATVVQIKKNEPKPEIEPFSPEEVRSLLDNAEGWFRNFLGIAFYTGMRTGEIMGLQINDIQDDYIIVRRSIRNRVVSTTKTNKERIVPILEPARTFIEDQLKIAKEKKTLFLFTDKDNKYFHSAWQFKPLWKKLLRACKIADSKRMYNTRHTFIVSMLKSNSVSVLELAQIVGHVGPEMIYKNYARYIKGEHLKINRHLDPFACKIADSSNLKRKSNA
- the mqnP gene encoding menaquinone biosynthesis prenyltransferase MqnP, with translation MQKIAKLLRDFNEFVMFKHTIFSLPFIFIAMIVAANGWFGWRLLILGLIAAASARNFAMGVNRYLDRDIDKLNPRTATRPSVDGRIKEEWQLTFIVLNAIIFVATAYMINWLAFVLSFPILLILGGYSYFKRFSELAHLILGLSLGLAPIAGVVVVEAKITLWSVFLAIGVMFWVAGFDLLYSLQDMEFDKEMGLFSIPSRYGHECTLFLAKLFHALTILFWLFFVVEAHLGFFAYLAVIVSAVMLWYEHRIVAKDFSKIDRAFFTVNGYLGIVFFIFIVLDIVF
- a CDS encoding phosphoribosyltransferase is translated as MFKDRKDAGQRLALALEKYKNRNDVIVLAIPRGGVEVGAEVAKYLHSDFDLLICRKLAYPFNPESGFGALCEDGTLYINEYALQGVTQEDIYEAIQKQQIEIRHRIQKLRNNRPLKNIQNKIVILVDDGIAMGSTMTAAIEMIKKMQPKKIVVAVPTAPLKLCAIFHKLPMR